A DNA window from Armatimonadota bacterium contains the following coding sequences:
- a CDS encoding endonuclease MutS2 produces MDDRTLRLLEFPKIRDRLMEQTVTASGRDRAAALRPFVDPEEVRRALAETAEARALGEDGEVPLRGTTDIREAVRRAAIGAALDAGELLNLRQTLRTIRQCKGFVTARRERAPYLAEVAGRMATFAALEEAIGRTVAEDGSIPDGASAGLARIRRERRTTQARLREKLDEVLRGPYGRMLQDPLITSRGERYVVPVRAEFKGTFPGILHDQSSSGATVFMEPLAVVPLGNRLRELEIEEREEIARLLRALSAQVGERSAEILHAYEALGQIDFAVAKARLADAMEASRPVVRDDGALRFVAARHPLLTGKVVPVDVRLGEEFTTLVITGPNTGGKTVTLRTIGLLTLMAQSGLFIPAAEGSEAAVFPQVFADIGDEQSIEQSLSTFSSHMGAIAEILRRIRGPALVLLDEIGAGTDPTEGVALARAILEHLHARGCRTAVTTHYHELKSLAYTLPGVQNASVEFDPQTLAPTYRLLIGLPGRSNALIIAARLGVDPAVVERSRALLGAGAVEIDRILGEIEANRRAGERELARAAEARREAEVLRDRLQAELARLQAERRKILARAREEGEALILRARREIEAILHRVRSTGSPETVRRARADLRRVAEDLPVAEEASSAEPGEAVTDVRPGQPVYIVPLRRAGTVLTAPDSRGAVDVDTGGIRVTVGLAGLRRAAAAPPSAGRPETPAPQGEMGAGPAVPLSLNLRGETVDEALAHLDKYLDEAFLAGLSTVTVIHGKGTGTLRRAVHGFLAHHPQVKSFRLGERGEGEGGVTIVELDVR; encoded by the coding sequence ATGGATGACCGCACCCTGCGCCTGCTTGAGTTCCCCAAGATCCGGGACCGCCTGATGGAGCAGACCGTGACCGCGTCCGGCCGCGACCGGGCCGCGGCGCTGCGGCCCTTCGTCGACCCGGAGGAGGTGCGCAGGGCGCTGGCGGAGACGGCCGAAGCCCGGGCCCTGGGTGAAGACGGCGAGGTTCCCCTGCGGGGGACGACCGACATCCGCGAGGCGGTGCGGCGCGCGGCCATCGGCGCCGCCCTCGACGCCGGGGAACTCCTGAACCTCCGGCAGACCCTGCGGACCATCCGGCAATGCAAGGGGTTTGTGACCGCCCGGCGGGAGCGGGCGCCGTACCTGGCCGAGGTAGCCGGCAGGATGGCGACCTTTGCCGCCCTGGAGGAGGCCATCGGCCGGACGGTCGCGGAGGACGGATCGATCCCGGACGGCGCCAGCGCCGGCCTGGCCCGCATCCGCCGCGAGCGGCGGACGACGCAGGCGCGCCTGCGGGAGAAGCTCGACGAGGTGCTCCGCGGGCCGTACGGCCGCATGCTGCAGGACCCCCTCATCACCTCGCGCGGCGAACGGTATGTCGTCCCGGTCCGCGCCGAGTTCAAAGGGACGTTCCCCGGCATCCTGCACGACCAGTCCAGCAGCGGCGCCACCGTCTTCATGGAGCCGCTGGCCGTCGTGCCCCTGGGCAACCGCCTGCGCGAGCTGGAGATCGAGGAACGGGAGGAAATCGCCCGGCTGCTGCGCGCACTGAGTGCGCAGGTCGGAGAACGCTCCGCCGAGATCCTCCACGCCTACGAGGCCCTGGGGCAGATCGATTTTGCGGTGGCCAAGGCGCGTCTCGCCGACGCCATGGAGGCCAGCCGGCCCGTGGTGCGCGACGACGGCGCCCTGCGCTTTGTGGCCGCGCGCCACCCCCTGCTGACGGGCAAGGTCGTGCCCGTCGATGTCCGGCTGGGGGAGGAGTTCACCACGCTGGTCATCACCGGGCCCAACACCGGCGGCAAGACGGTGACCCTCCGGACCATCGGGCTGCTCACCCTCATGGCCCAATCCGGGCTGTTCATCCCTGCGGCGGAAGGCTCGGAGGCGGCGGTCTTTCCCCAGGTGTTTGCCGACATCGGCGACGAGCAGAGCATCGAGCAGTCGCTGTCCACCTTCTCCTCGCACATGGGCGCCATCGCCGAGATATTGCGCCGGATCCGCGGGCCGGCGCTTGTGCTGCTTGACGAGATCGGTGCCGGGACCGATCCCACGGAGGGCGTGGCCCTGGCCCGGGCGATCCTGGAACATCTGCACGCCCGGGGGTGCCGCACGGCGGTGACCACGCACTACCACGAGCTGAAGTCGCTGGCCTACACGTTGCCCGGCGTCCAGAACGCCTCGGTGGAGTTCGACCCGCAGACGCTCGCCCCCACGTACCGGCTGCTGATCGGTTTGCCCGGGCGCAGCAACGCCCTCATCATCGCCGCACGCCTTGGGGTGGATCCCGCGGTGGTGGAGCGGAGCCGCGCACTGCTGGGAGCGGGGGCGGTGGAGATCGACCGCATCCTCGGCGAGATCGAGGCAAACCGCAGGGCCGGCGAGCGGGAACTGGCCCGGGCGGCCGAAGCCCGGCGGGAGGCGGAGGTCCTGCGCGATCGGCTCCAGGCCGAACTCGCCCGCCTGCAGGCCGAGCGGAGGAAGATCCTGGCCCGCGCCCGGGAGGAAGGCGAGGCGTTGATCCTCCGGGCGCGCCGCGAAATCGAGGCCATCCTCCACCGGGTGCGATCGACGGGCAGCCCCGAAACCGTGCGCCGGGCCCGGGCCGACCTGCGCCGGGTGGCCGAAGACCTCCCGGTCGCGGAGGAGGCGTCCTCCGCGGAGCCGGGCGAGGCGGTGACCGACGTCCGTCCCGGGCAACCGGTGTACATCGTGCCGCTCAGGCGCGCGGGCACGGTGCTCACGGCTCCCGACAGCCGGGGAGCGGTGGATGTCGACACCGGGGGCATCCGGGTGACCGTGGGGCTGGCCGGACTCCGCAGGGCGGCGGCGGCGCCCCCGAGCGCCGGCCGCCCTGAAACGCCGGCGCCGCAGGGGGAGATGGGCGCCGGTCCGGCCGTTCCCCTCTCGCTCAACCTGCGCGGCGAAACAGTGGACGAGGCCCTGGCCCATCTGGATAAGTATCTGGACGAGGCGTTCCTGGCCGGGCTCAGCACAGTCACCGTCATTCACGGCAAGGGGACCGGAACGCTGCGCAGAGCGGTGCACGGATTTCTGGCCCACCATCCTCAGGTGAAGTCCTTCCGCCTCGGCGAGCGCGGCGAAGGGGAAGGCGGCGTGACCATCGTAGAACTGGACGTGCGATGA
- the polX gene encoding DNA polymerase/3'-5' exonuclease PolX, translated as MQNRAIAAMFNDIADMLEIKQDSPFRITAYRRAARALETLSEDVAAVAARGALTSIPGIGKGTAEKIEEFLRTGRCRYYDELRASLPEGITALMAVPEVGPKTALLLHQRLGITTIEQLEQACREGRVRTLPRLGAKTEENILKGIALLRRTKERQPLGRVLPQAREIVDALRGLKEVTSLAVAGSLRRMKESVGDIDIVVTSTTPGPVMETFTSLPRVKQVLAKGPTRSSVVLDSGIQADVRVVEPESFGAALQYFTGSKDHNVKIRERAVRRGLKINEYGVFRVKDNRRLAGRTEEEVYAAVGLPWIPPEIREDQGEIELAEQGRLPVLVQRSDIRGDLQMHTRWSDGTDNVEAMARAAKDLGYEYIAITDHSQSLKFVGGVPVDELRANARTCRQVSDKVGLAVLIGTECDILPDGRLDYPDEVLAELDVVVASVHSRLRMGREEMTARIVKAMENPHVDIIGHPTGRLLGQREAYAVDMERLVEAARRTGTALEINASPERLDLSDVHARLARERGVMLVISTDAHSRYELRHMEYGLGVARRAWVEPRHVLNTRPLAELRAYLASR; from the coding sequence ATGCAGAACCGGGCGATTGCGGCGATGTTCAACGACATCGCCGACATGCTCGAGATCAAGCAGGATTCCCCGTTTCGCATCACCGCTTACCGCCGGGCGGCCCGGGCTTTGGAGACTCTGAGCGAGGATGTGGCGGCGGTCGCCGCGCGCGGCGCCCTCACCTCCATCCCGGGCATCGGCAAGGGGACGGCGGAGAAGATCGAGGAGTTCCTGCGGACCGGCCGCTGCCGGTACTACGACGAACTCCGGGCCTCGCTCCCCGAAGGGATCACCGCGCTGATGGCCGTCCCGGAGGTGGGCCCGAAGACCGCGCTGCTGCTCCACCAGAGACTGGGCATCACCACCATCGAGCAGTTAGAACAGGCCTGCCGGGAGGGCAGGGTCCGCACGCTTCCGCGCCTGGGGGCGAAGACCGAGGAGAACATCCTCAAAGGGATCGCCCTGCTCCGCCGGACCAAGGAGCGCCAGCCCCTGGGACGCGTCCTGCCCCAGGCCAGGGAGATTGTGGATGCCCTGCGCGGCCTGAAAGAGGTGACCTCCCTGGCCGTGGCAGGCAGCCTGCGGCGGATGAAGGAATCCGTCGGCGACATCGACATCGTCGTCACCAGCACCACCCCCGGTCCGGTCATGGAGACCTTCACCTCGCTGCCCCGGGTGAAGCAGGTTCTGGCCAAAGGCCCCACCAGGAGCTCGGTGGTCCTGGACTCGGGGATCCAGGCCGATGTGCGCGTGGTCGAGCCGGAGTCCTTCGGGGCGGCGCTGCAGTACTTCACCGGCAGCAAGGACCACAACGTCAAGATTCGGGAGCGCGCCGTGCGGCGGGGGCTGAAGATCAACGAGTACGGCGTGTTCCGCGTGAAGGACAACCGGCGGCTGGCCGGCCGGACGGAGGAGGAGGTCTACGCCGCGGTGGGGCTCCCCTGGATCCCCCCGGAGATCCGCGAGGACCAGGGGGAGATCGAACTGGCGGAGCAGGGCCGCCTGCCGGTCCTGGTGCAGCGGTCGGATATCCGCGGGGACCTGCAGATGCACACCCGCTGGAGCGACGGGACCGATAACGTCGAGGCCATGGCCCGCGCGGCCAAGGACCTGGGCTATGAGTACATCGCCATCACCGACCATTCCCAGTCGCTGAAGTTCGTGGGCGGGGTGCCGGTCGACGAGCTGCGCGCCAACGCCAGGACCTGCCGGCAGGTCTCGGACAAGGTCGGCCTGGCGGTTTTGATCGGGACCGAATGCGACATCCTGCCCGACGGACGCCTGGACTACCCCGACGAGGTGCTGGCCGAGCTCGACGTCGTCGTGGCCTCGGTGCACTCGCGCCTGCGCATGGGCCGGGAGGAGATGACGGCGCGCATCGTCAAGGCGATGGAGAACCCCCACGTGGACATCATCGGCCATCCCACCGGTCGGCTGCTCGGCCAGCGCGAGGCCTACGCCGTAGATATGGAACGGCTGGTGGAGGCGGCACGCCGAACCGGGACGGCGCTGGAGATCAACGCCTCGCCGGAGCGGTTGGATCTGAGCGACGTCCACGCCCGACTGGCCCGGGAGCGGGGGGTCATGCTGGTCATCAGCACCGACGCCCACAGCCGCTATGAGCTCCGCCACATGGAGTACGGCCTCGGTGTGGCGCGGCGCGCCTGGGTCGAGCCCCGGCACGTCCTCAACACCCGCCCACTGGCCGAGCTGCGTGCCTACCTTGCCTCCCGGTAG
- a CDS encoding M20 family metallopeptidase, which produces MALADDVRRAVDAASEALVDLARRIHAHPEVAFQEVQASRWLSETLERHGFTVERGIADLPTAFRAEVRGSGPGPTVAFLAEYDALPEIGHACGHNLIAAGALGAGIGLAAVRSRLPGTVVVLGTPAEEGGGGKILMLQRGAFAGIDAALMFHPASYTLTMRPSLASWRLKVAFRGRAAHAAAAPEEGINALDAMVAMFVSIGLLRQQLRDDARVHGIITYGGAAPNIIPDRAEAVFSVRAADGAYAGEVLEKVINCGRAAATATGATLQVETQKGYEAMKPNRALAEAFGRHLEALGWPLDPPPERPKMGSTDMGDVSQRLPAIHPYVAIGKDIAGHTVEFREAALTDQGFAAMLAAAKAMALTGLDLLTNPAFFEQVRAEFSSPR; this is translated from the coding sequence GTGGCTCTGGCTGATGACGTGCGCCGTGCGGTCGATGCCGCCTCCGAGGCACTGGTGGACCTCGCCCGACGCATCCACGCCCATCCCGAGGTTGCCTTCCAGGAAGTCCAGGCCTCCCGGTGGCTGAGCGAGACGCTGGAGCGGCACGGCTTCACGGTGGAGCGGGGCATTGCCGACCTCCCGACGGCGTTCCGGGCCGAGGTCAGAGGGAGCGGTCCGGGTCCGACCGTGGCCTTCCTGGCCGAGTACGATGCGCTGCCGGAGATCGGTCACGCCTGCGGACACAACCTCATCGCCGCCGGCGCTCTGGGCGCGGGGATCGGGCTGGCCGCGGTGCGGTCGCGCCTGCCCGGCACGGTGGTGGTCCTGGGCACGCCCGCCGAGGAGGGCGGGGGCGGCAAGATCCTGATGCTGCAGCGCGGGGCCTTCGCCGGCATCGACGCCGCCTTGATGTTCCACCCGGCGAGCTACACGTTGACGATGCGGCCGTCGCTGGCCTCGTGGCGCCTCAAGGTCGCCTTCCGGGGCCGGGCGGCGCATGCCGCTGCCGCGCCGGAGGAGGGAATCAACGCGCTGGACGCCATGGTGGCGATGTTCGTGAGCATCGGCCTGCTGCGCCAGCAGCTGCGCGACGACGCGCGCGTCCACGGCATCATCACCTACGGCGGCGCGGCGCCCAACATCATCCCGGACCGCGCCGAGGCCGTCTTCAGCGTCCGGGCCGCCGATGGCGCCTACGCCGGTGAGGTGCTGGAAAAGGTGATCAACTGCGGCCGGGCCGCGGCCACCGCCACCGGGGCCACGCTACAGGTGGAAACCCAGAAGGGCTACGAGGCGATGAAGCCGAACCGCGCGCTCGCCGAGGCCTTCGGGCGCCACCTCGAAGCGCTGGGCTGGCCGCTGGATCCGCCGCCCGAGCGGCCGAAGATGGGCTCCACCGACATGGGCGACGTCAGCCAGCGCCTGCCGGCGATCCACCCCTATGTGGCGATCGGCAAGGACATCGCCGGCCACACCGTGGAGTTCCGGGAGGCGGCGCTGACGGACCAGGGGTTCGCGGCGATGCTGGCCGCGGCGAAGGCGATGGCGCTGACGGGGCTCGATCTCCTGACGAATCCCGCGTTCTTCGAGCAGGTTCGGGCGGAGTTTTCCTCCCCACGGTGA
- the tyrS gene encoding tyrosine--tRNA ligase: protein MKRLSPEAQLDLLRRGTVEIITEEDLLAKLREGRPLRVKLGVDPSAPDIHLGIAIVLRKLRQFQDLGHEAILVVGDFTGLIGDPSEKKRTRPMLSREEIERNAATYREQYSRILDPKKTRVVFNSHWLGPMTFESVIRLAAKTTVARILERDDFTNRLKAGTPVFLHELLYPLCQAMDSVHLQADVELGGTDQKFNNLMGRDLQREFGQPRQVVMLTPLLVGTDGVEKMSKSLGNAIGITDPPEEMYGKAMSIPDGLIAHYMEFATDIPIAEVRAVARGLTDGRVHPREAKARLAREIVTMWHGADAALEAERAFERVFKARELPDEMREVSLGSAVLHQGRIRIVDLLVQAGLVASKSEARRLVSQGGVSVDGGRVEKPEAEVSVKDGAVVRVGRRRFARIRIREGERGSG from the coding sequence ATGAAGAGACTCTCCCCGGAGGCGCAGCTGGACCTGCTGCGCCGGGGCACCGTCGAGATCATCACCGAAGAGGACCTGCTGGCCAAGCTCCGCGAAGGCCGCCCGCTGCGGGTGAAGCTGGGTGTGGACCCCAGCGCCCCGGACATCCACCTCGGGATCGCCATCGTCCTGCGCAAGCTGCGCCAGTTCCAGGATCTGGGCCACGAGGCGATCCTCGTCGTGGGCGACTTCACGGGACTGATCGGCGATCCCTCGGAGAAGAAGCGCACCCGTCCCATGCTCTCCCGCGAGGAGATCGAGCGGAACGCCGCCACCTATCGGGAGCAGTACAGCCGGATCCTGGACCCGAAGAAGACGCGGGTGGTCTTCAACAGCCACTGGCTGGGGCCGATGACCTTCGAGTCGGTGATCCGCCTGGCGGCGAAGACTACTGTGGCCCGCATCCTGGAGCGCGACGACTTCACCAACCGGCTCAAGGCCGGGACGCCCGTCTTCCTCCACGAGCTGCTCTATCCGCTGTGCCAGGCCATGGACTCGGTGCACCTCCAGGCCGACGTCGAACTCGGCGGGACCGACCAGAAGTTCAACAACCTGATGGGCCGCGATCTCCAGCGCGAGTTCGGCCAGCCCCGCCAGGTGGTGATGCTCACCCCGCTGCTGGTGGGCACCGACGGCGTGGAGAAGATGAGCAAGAGCCTGGGCAACGCCATCGGCATCACGGACCCGCCGGAGGAGATGTACGGCAAGGCGATGTCCATTCCGGACGGGCTCATCGCCCACTACATGGAGTTCGCCACCGACATACCCATCGCGGAGGTGCGGGCCGTGGCGCGGGGCCTGACCGACGGCCGCGTCCACCCGCGCGAGGCCAAGGCGCGCCTGGCCCGGGAGATCGTGACGATGTGGCACGGCGCGGACGCCGCCCTGGAGGCGGAGCGCGCCTTCGAACGGGTCTTCAAGGCGCGGGAACTGCCCGACGAGATGCGCGAGGTGTCCCTCGGCAGTGCCGTGCTGCACCAGGGGAGGATCAGGATCGTGGACCTTTTGGTGCAGGCCGGGTTGGTCGCCTCAAAGAGCGAAGCCCGGCGGTTGGTCAGCCAGGGGGGCGTCAGCGTGGACGGCGGCCGGGTCGAGAAGCCCGAGGCCGAAGTGAGCGTGAAGGACGGCGCGGTCGTGCGGGTCGGCCGGCGCCGCTTCGCCAGGATCCGGATTCGGGAGGGAGAGCGTGGCTCTGGCTGA
- a CDS encoding SPOR domain-containing protein, translating into MATWEEQPTAQRTTRLATNWSLLVGLISVFLLSAGTLAATRLPAFLQSRAPSAPPRLVAQEPLEAPRLPVPHPAPATLRPAPLAVRPGRTATRPLPAPPRYVIVFGTFADRAEADTYARLVRSKGYLAGVTADGGVFHVVSRPYDSRQRARFWTSIFLEIGLDAGRTARVRGGDS; encoded by the coding sequence ATGGCGACCTGGGAAGAGCAGCCCACGGCACAGCGGACCACCCGGCTGGCCACGAACTGGTCGCTGCTGGTGGGGTTGATCTCCGTCTTCCTGCTCTCGGCGGGGACGCTGGCCGCCACGCGCCTTCCCGCGTTTCTGCAGAGTCGCGCGCCGTCGGCGCCGCCGCGCCTTGTGGCGCAGGAGCCGCTCGAAGCGCCCCGCCTGCCTGTGCCCCACCCTGCCCCGGCCACCTTGCGCCCGGCGCCACTGGCCGTCCGGCCCGGACGGACGGCCACCCGCCCGCTCCCCGCCCCACCGCGATACGTGATCGTCTTCGGCACCTTCGCCGATCGCGCCGAGGCCGACACCTATGCCCGCCTCGTACGCAGCAAGGGCTACCTCGCCGGGGTCACCGCAGACGGCGGAGTCTTCCACGTCGTGAGCCGTCCCTACGACAGCCGTCAGCGCGCCCGGTTCTGGACCTCGATCTTCCTGGAAATCGGGTTGGACGCCGGACGCACCGCCCGCGTACGTGGAGGCGACTCGTAG
- a CDS encoding ACT domain-containing protein has product MAKDLSITLEDRPGALAALGEALGKAGVNIEGICGVSVGGKGHMHLLVEDAVAARRALQQAGIPVTGEEDVLVLDLEDRPGALGAAARKIANAGVNITLVYLATRTRVVIGASDLVRARAAVGA; this is encoded by the coding sequence GTGGCCAAGGATCTGTCCATCACGCTCGAGGACCGCCCGGGAGCCCTGGCCGCTCTTGGCGAGGCCCTGGGAAAGGCCGGTGTCAACATCGAGGGAATCTGCGGCGTGTCCGTCGGGGGAAAGGGTCACATGCACCTGCTTGTCGAGGATGCCGTCGCGGCGCGTCGCGCGCTCCAGCAGGCGGGCATCCCGGTGACGGGCGAGGAGGACGTCCTCGTGCTGGATTTGGAGGACCGGCCCGGTGCGCTGGGGGCCGCCGCGCGGAAGATCGCGAACGCGGGGGTCAACATTACCCTCGTCTACCTCGCCACGCGGACCCGCGTCGTTATTGGAGCGAGCGATCTGGTCAGGGCCAGGGCGGCGGTCGGAGCCTAG
- a CDS encoding DNA-3-methyladenine glycosylase — MPPGSGAGRGRPARLRPLPRSFFARSTLQVARGLLGHLLVHETPRGRLVGRIVEVEAYRGPRDPASHAFRKTARSRIMWGTPGTAYVYFSYGNHYCLNVVTEREGTAGAVLLRALEPMEGLEIMRRRRRTADVRLLTSGPGRLTRAMGIGREHNGRDLTRPPLYLAAGRRGPVRIRAGPRIGIRRAVDRPWRFYLSGSPFVSRR; from the coding sequence TTGCCTCCCGGTAGCGGTGCCGGTCGCGGCCGGCCGGCGCGGCTGCGGCCCCTGCCCCGGTCCTTCTTCGCCCGCAGCACCCTCCAGGTCGCCCGGGGCCTGCTGGGCCATCTCCTGGTGCATGAGACGCCGCGGGGCCGCCTGGTCGGACGGATCGTCGAGGTCGAGGCCTACCGCGGGCCGCGGGACCCGGCCAGCCACGCATTCCGCAAGACGGCCCGCAGCCGTATCATGTGGGGGACGCCGGGCACGGCGTACGTGTATTTCTCTTATGGGAACCACTACTGTCTCAACGTGGTGACGGAACGCGAGGGGACGGCCGGTGCGGTGTTGCTCCGGGCGCTGGAGCCGATGGAGGGCCTGGAGATCATGCGCCGCCGTCGCCGGACCGCCGACGTGCGTCTCCTGACCAGCGGACCGGGGCGGTTGACCCGGGCGATGGGGATCGGCCGTGAGCACAACGGCCGGGACCTGACGCGTCCGCCGCTGTACCTGGCGGCCGGCCGGCGGGGACCGGTGCGGATCAGGGCGGGCCCGCGGATCGGCATCCGCAGGGCGGTGGACCGCCCGTGGCGGTTCTACCTCTCCGGCAGTCCCTTCGTCTCGCGACGATGA
- a CDS encoding DUF3054 domain-containing protein, giving the protein MSTSSLRILPGVLDGVALLGFLLVGLRTHGAPLTPAHILRDGLPLLGAWYLVAAIIRLYRHPRWAAVVTTWAIAVPVGILIRQWWVGRLFTRATPVFLVTALTFTLAFLLAGRLVAALLARLVGRRVRGRAPAVG; this is encoded by the coding sequence GTGAGCACCTCCTCGCTCCGGATACTCCCAGGCGTCCTCGACGGCGTCGCCCTCCTGGGGTTCCTGCTGGTCGGTCTCCGCACCCACGGGGCGCCCCTGACCCCGGCGCACATCCTGCGGGACGGCCTGCCGCTCCTCGGAGCGTGGTATCTGGTCGCCGCGATCATCCGCCTCTACCGGCACCCGCGGTGGGCCGCCGTGGTGACGACCTGGGCGATCGCCGTCCCCGTCGGGATCCTGATCCGCCAGTGGTGGGTGGGGCGGCTGTTCACCCGCGCCACACCGGTCTTCCTCGTGACGGCGCTGACCTTTACCCTGGCCTTTCTCCTCGCCGGCCGCCTGGTGGCCGCCCTCCTGGCGCGGCTGGTCGGTCGACGGGTCCGGGGCCGGGCACCCGCGGTCGGTTGA
- a CDS encoding elongation factor P, whose protein sequence is MVEASELRPGMAVRLEGDLYKVITASFHAGGGQLTGVTHVKLRNMRTGAVREWRFKPDERVEDVVLARRTMQFLYRDADLCHFMDLETYEQIAIDAARLGRSAAFLVEGMALPVEFSDGQPVGVVFPDIVELRVADTAPPTRAVGTESVWKEARLDNGMTIMVPPFVAPGEVVRIDVETATYIERAKRK, encoded by the coding sequence ATGGTGGAGGCGTCCGAGCTCCGGCCGGGTATGGCCGTCCGTCTGGAGGGAGACCTCTACAAGGTGATCACGGCCTCCTTCCACGCCGGCGGGGGGCAGCTGACCGGAGTGACCCACGTGAAACTTCGGAACATGCGCACCGGGGCGGTCAGGGAGTGGCGCTTCAAGCCCGACGAACGCGTGGAGGACGTGGTGCTGGCCCGTCGGACGATGCAGTTCCTCTACCGCGACGCAGACCTTTGCCACTTCATGGATCTGGAGACGTACGAGCAGATCGCCATCGATGCTGCGCGGCTGGGGAGGTCGGCCGCCTTCCTCGTGGAGGGGATGGCGCTGCCGGTGGAGTTCTCAGACGGCCAGCCGGTGGGCGTCGTCTTCCCCGACATCGTGGAACTCCGGGTCGCCGACACCGCGCCGCCCACCCGCGCCGTGGGGACGGAGAGCGTCTGGAAGGAGGCACGTCTCGATAACGGGATGACCATCATGGTCCCGCCGTTCGTCGCGCCCGGCGAGGTTGTCCGCATCGATGTGGAGACCGCCACCTATATAGAACGGGCCAAGAGGAAGTAG
- a CDS encoding metalloenzyme, translating into MRRVLLLFVDGLGWGPDDPAVNPLVAGRTPTLDGLLGRRLAGPVARIRGNGALLLPADATLGVEGLPQSATGQTALLTGVNAAQLAGRHVAAYPTAHLREVLKAHNLFARVLRMGGRAALANAYTPEYFAAVEAGRLRHASITYAALSAGVRLRGLDDLRAGAAVFHDLTNDRPRAWGYDVPSITPRQAGRHLAGIARGHHLTLFEFFLTDLAAHGRIPLEPAAVVEMLDALLAGVLEGGDPGEMLVLMASDHGNLEDVLSVGHTRNPVPVLLIGAGREEVGASLRTITDVAPAVTAWLAGALPGGEVRHG; encoded by the coding sequence ATGAGGCGCGTCCTGCTGCTCTTCGTCGACGGGCTGGGATGGGGTCCCGACGACCCGGCGGTCAACCCCCTCGTCGCCGGTCGGACGCCGACTCTGGACGGCCTGCTGGGACGTCGGCTGGCCGGGCCCGTCGCCCGGATCCGGGGGAACGGGGCGCTGCTCCTGCCCGCGGATGCGACGCTGGGCGTGGAAGGGCTCCCTCAGAGCGCGACGGGACAGACCGCGCTCCTCACGGGCGTGAACGCGGCGCAACTCGCCGGGCGGCACGTGGCGGCCTACCCCACGGCCCACCTCCGGGAGGTGTTGAAGGCGCACAACCTTTTCGCCCGGGTGCTGCGGATGGGCGGCAGGGCGGCGCTGGCCAACGCCTACACGCCGGAGTACTTTGCCGCGGTGGAGGCCGGCCGGCTGCGCCACGCCTCCATCACCTATGCCGCGCTGAGCGCGGGGGTGCGACTGCGGGGGCTCGATGACCTGCGGGCCGGGGCCGCGGTGTTTCACGACTTGACCAACGACCGTCCGCGGGCGTGGGGGTACGACGTTCCGTCGATCACTCCCCGCCAGGCGGGGCGGCACCTTGCCGGAATCGCCCGCGGACATCATCTCACCCTCTTCGAGTTCTTCCTCACCGATCTGGCCGCGCACGGCCGCATTCCGCTGGAGCCGGCGGCCGTTGTGGAGATGCTGGACGCGCTCCTGGCCGGGGTCCTTGAGGGCGGGGATCCCGGCGAGATGCTGGTGCTGATGGCCAGCGACCACGGCAACCTGGAGGACGTGCTGTCCGTTGGGCATACGCGCAACCCGGTCCCCGTCCTCCTCATCGGCGCCGGGCGCGAGGAGGTCGGTGCGTCCCTGCGCACCATCACGGACGTCGCGCCGGCGGTGACGGCCTGGCTGGCCGGAGCCCTTCCGGGGGGAGAGGTCCGGCATGGATGA